In the genome of Luteitalea pratensis, the window TTCTCGAGAAGCTGCCAGCCATCATCGAGGCCTCGTCCGGCGTGTTCGGCGCTGTCGCCGCGCCGTTTGGCAACATCGACAAGCTAGTGGTGATGGACACGGGGAACGGATCGTCGGAGAACGGCGGCGGCAGTCTCGCGCGGCTCGCGCAGACCAGTCCCGCTGTCGTCTTCAACCTGCTTCAGCAGTTGGAGGCGCTCGGCCTCAGCGTCCCGGACGTCATGCAGCAGCTTGGCGTAAAGGGAACCTTGCCCGTTGTCCCCACGCCGCCCGCCGCGTCCCCAACCGCCGTCACGCCGCCAAAACGCGGCTGATCGCTATCGAGTCCGGAGTTCGCGGTCGCGCCGATGAACGCGCGTGGCCGAACGACCTACTCGCCGAGCTTGCGTGTGCGCTCGATCCGGCCCAGGTACGTCAGCAGACCGGCGTTCAGTGCGAAGCCGGCCGCACTCACGGCTGCCGCCGGCCACACGACCGCCTCATCTCCTCCGAGCCACGCGTTCATGGTCGCGGTCAGCAGCCACAGTTGCAGGATCACGACAATCAGCACGAAGACCAGCATGCCGTAAACGATGGTGGTTCGCTGTTCGCGGCTGAACGGCCGCTTCAGTGAGCCGCTCATATCGCCCGCTCCTCGACGCCGACGGCGTAGAGGTCCCGGCCCCGGATGTCCAGCACGATGCGCGTCAGCGGCCGGCGCGGCGGTCCGGCGGTGGGCGCGCCCGTCCTCAGGTCGAACCGTCCCTCGTGACACGGACAGTAGAAGCTGCCTTCGGCTGGCCTGGGAATCACGGCGCAGGACAGGTGCGTACACTTCTGGCTGAACGCCACGAACTCGCTCGTGGTCAGCCGCACCAGCAGACAGGGCTCGTTTTCGTCAGGGTAGGTGAAGAGGAGCGCGGCGCCGACGGCCAGATCATCGACGGACGCGATCCGACGCATGGCGGGCTGGCCGGCGCGCTTCCGGTACCAGTTCTGAAGCCCGATGAGCACCTGGCCCAGCGTGAAGGCGCCGCTGGTCAGGACGAGGAACTTCATGAAGTCCCGGCGCTCGACGTACAGATCCTGCGGCCAGTCGATCGGGAAGTCCTGGCGCCAGGCAGGCTGATCGTCGGCCGGCGCGAGGTTCGGTGCGATCGTGATCTGATCGCGTGCCAGCGACGGCGCGTAGAGGTTGGCCGGTGCCGTGCCCGTGAGCCCTTCGCGCCCGGGCGAGTTGATCGCCGGATCCACCCGATGACGCGGATCGGTGCCGTCGCTCATCGCTACACCTCGACCTCGGCGAACGGGTCGCTCTCGACTGGCGCCGTACCGTGCGCAGCGGCCGGCGTGCCCACCATCTTCAACGACACCGCGCGGTTGCGCGGCTGTTCCTCCATCGCCGCGGTGACGTCGACGTGCGGCGCGACGGCGGCCAGCTTGCGCGGCACCATGATGTGTACCTGCGTGGTGATCGTCTGGTGCCCGAACTGGAAGGTGTTGACCGGGGCCGAGAGAGGGCGGAGCTGTTCAATCTGCTCGCGCGTGCCGAAGAAGAGCGCCTGGCTCGGGCACACCGTCGCACACATCGGCTTCTTGCCGACGCTGGTGCGGTCGTAGCACATGTCGCACTTCATCATGATCTTGCGATCTTCATAGACTTCGGGCACGCCGAACGGGCAGGCGACGACGCAATTGCCGCAGGCGATGCAGCGCGGCTTGCGCGCTGACTGGACCACCCCATCGCCGGTACGCTTGATGGCGTCTGCCGGACATACCTCCGCGCAGGTGGGCTGGTCGCAGTGCATGCAGACAACGGGCACGGTCTGCACACTCTCGGCGCGGTTCACGTACTCGAGGTGAATCATCGATTCACCTCGATGCGTGTCGCACTCGGAGCACGCCTGCACGCAGGCCTGGCAACCGATGCACCGGTTCGGGTCGATGAAGAAGTGCAGGTAGTCCGGTTTGGCCATGGGAACGGTTCTGCCCGTCTATTGCTGCGGCTCGAGCACTGCGTCGTAGTCTGGCGGTCCATCCGCCTTGCGCACTCGGCACCCACACACCTTGTACTGCGGGATCTTGCTGATCGGGTCCTGCGCGGCCACGGTCAGCTGATTCGCGCTCTTCCGGCCAGCCCAGTGATACGGGATGAAGATGGTGTCGGGTCGGATCGTGGTCACCACCTGCGCCTTGAGGGTGATGGTCCCGCGTCGCGTCTCGGCCGTCGCCCACTCACCGTCCGTGATGCCCAGCTTGGCAGCCAGCCGCGGATGCATTTCGATCCGTGGTTCCGGGTACTGCTTCACCAGCGGCCCGATACGGCGTGTCTGTGTGCCGGACAGGAATTGACTGACGACCCGGCCGGTCGTCAGGTAGATCGGATACTCGTCGCTCGCATCGTCGACGGGCGGACGATAGTCGGCGACGTTGAACCGCGCGCGGCCGTCGGGGAAGTAGAAGGGGCCGCTGCCCCTGGCGACCGGGTTGTAGCTGCCGGCCTCGAACAGTCGTGGGGTGCCGGGATGATCCGCGATCGCGACGCCGGTGCGCGGGTCTTCGCTGTAGCACGGCCAGAAGACGCCCAGCTGCTGCGTGATTTTCTCGTACGTCACGCCGGAGTAGTCGGCGACGCCGCCCTTGCTGGCTACGCGCAGTTCTTCGAAGATCTCGCGTGGCTCGGTGAAGGTGAAGCCGTGGGGCCGGCCGATCGCGTGCGCGATGTCCTGGATGATCCGCCAGTCCTCGCGGGCGTCACCGGGGCAGTCGACGGCCTTGTTGACCTTGATGATGCGGCCCTCGACCTGCGTGACCGTCCCTTCGTCTTCCTCGTGCAGGCTGCCCGGCAACACGACGTCGGCGTGCCAGGCGGTGTCGTTGAGGAAGAAGTCGATCGCGGCGTAGAACTCCAGCTTCTCGAGGCAGCGCGTGACGAACGCGTTGTCTGGCAGCGAGACCTTCGGGTTGAAGCAGATCGAGAGCAGGCCCTTGATCTCGCCGCGGTCGATCTTGCGGAACAGCTCGTAGGCGTCGACGCCTGGCCCCGGCAGTTCCTGCTCGTCGATCCCCCAGACGCCGGCGATGTATTGCCGGTGTTCGGGGTTGCTGATGTCGCGCCAGCCAGGGAGCTGATCGCACTTCTGTCCGTGCTCACGACCGCCCTGTCCGTTGGCCTGGCCGACGATGGTGCCGTAGCCGCTCTTCGGCTTGCCAATCCGGCCGGACGCAAGCACGAGGTTGATCGTGCCGAGCGAGTTCTGCACGCCGTTCGAGTGATGCTCGATGCCGCGGGCGTGGAAGAGGAAACTCGTCTTCGCCGTCCCCCACCACTCGGCGGCCAGCATCAACGCCCGCTGCGGCACGCCGGTCACCTCCGCGGTCCGCGGCAGCGTCCACTCACTGCAGTACGCGGCGACCTGATCGAAGCCGACCGTATGGGCGTCGATGAACGCGTGATCGAGCCAGTCGCGCTCGATCATGATCTGCAACACGCCCGCAAACAGCGCCGCGTCGCGCCCCGGCTTCACGGGCAGGTACAGATCACAGGTGCGGGCCGCAGGCGTGATCCGTGGATCCTGGACGATGATCTTCGCGCCCTGCTCGCGCGCTTGCCAGATGTAGTTCGTCGTGATCGGCGAACACTCGGCGACGTTGGACCCCGCCACCCAGATCACATCGGTCCCGACCATGTCGGACCAGGGGTTGGTCGTCCGGTCGATGCCGAACGCCTTCTTGTTCGCCGCGCCGGCGCTGACCATGCACAGCCGGCCGTTGTAGTCGATGAACGGCGTCTTCAGGCAGACGCGCGCGAACTTGCCGAGCAGGTATGTCTTCTCGGTCGTCAGGCTGGCGCCGCCGAGGACACCGATGGCGCCGGGGCCATGGGTCTGCTGAATGCGCGCGATCTCGTTGGCGACACGAATGATCGCCTCGCCGTACGGCAGCGAGCTGAAGCCAGACGCCGAGGACGGATCACGCCGAAGCGCTGTCGTCAGCCGGTCGGGATGCGAGCCCTGCAGGTACCGCTTGACGCCCTTGGGACACAACATGCCGCGATTGAACGGAAACTCCTCCCACGGCTCGAAGCCGATCACCTCGTTGTCGCGGACCTTGAGCTGAATCCCGCACTGCTGCCCGCAGAAGCAGCAGTGCGTCTTGACCAGTCGATCCGGCTCGACGCTGGTCGACAGCCGCGCCCCGGTCATCGCCGACAGGTGCGGTCCGAACCGTTCGATGATGCGAAGGGGATCGGCCGGAATCTCAGCCACGACCGCTACCTCTCTCTGGTTCATTCAGGTACTGCTGCCACAACGCCCCCTGCGCCAGGCCGAAGAGTGCACGCCGGCACGTGGGGCAGACGTCCTGGTAGTGCCCGCCGCCGGCCAACTCGTACCGGAAGCCGAGTTCCTGCTCGACGGTGGTGAGGTCGCGCACCATCAACTGCGAGGCGTAGGGTCGTCCGCAGCGCCGGCACGCGGCTTGCGGGTCGCGGGCGCCGGCGTCCTTGTAGAAGCCGACGCCGAGTTGGGCAGGCCGTTGGAAGACGTGGAACAGCTTGCCGAACGGCAGCCACAGGAGCGTCACGATCACCGTCGCCGCGTGGAGAATCGCCAGGAACTCATAGGCGTAACCGCGCATCCACGTGTAACTGGCCGTCAGCATCAGCCCGGTCACGCTGATCGCGAAGAGCAGCAGGAGCGGCAGGATGTCCTGACCGAACTGCTGCACGGCAACGGCGCCGTGATCGATCATGCGCCGTCGGAAGGCGAGCATGACGCCGGCAATGACCAGGAACGACGCCCACACGAGCCCGTGGAAGATGACAAAGGCGAACGCCGACTCGACAGGGAAGTCCTGCACCGGGATGCCGAACACGAACGTGCGGTACATGTGCAGGTTGCCGGGGACGGTCTCGAAGTGAATCCAGCCCCAGACCAGCGGGAACGTGATTGCCGCTGCGAGCAGGCACCCCCACATGATCAGCCAGTGCGCGAGTCCGCGGAGCCGGCCGCGCCGGAAGATGTAAGCATTGGCCGCAAACTCCACCAGCGCCCGGCGTCCCAGGCTCAGGGTGTTGCCGGCGAGCGCACGCCGTGAGAAGAACGCCTGCCACCCGCGCCGCCAATACATGCGTGTCGGCGGACGCTGCAGCCACATCGCGTATCGATAGCTGATCCCGAACGCAGCAAACAGCGTCGCGAACGTGTAGCCGACGAGCGCCGCGTCGAAGTGTTCGAGCCTGCGCGACCCGATGACGATGGCCGCTGCCAGTGTGGCCGTGACCAGCCCTGCCCATGCGCTGGCTCGGACACGCTCGAGCGCCTGACGTGCGCCCACCGGCAAGGACTCCGTCCACGCGATGTCGCCGGGACGGAAGACGCGGTGGTTCGCCGCACGGAGCGCCAGCGCGGTCGCCGACAGCAGGAGGAACCCCGGCCAGATGGCGCCGAGGCGATCGCTGAAGACGCCGAGGAGCAATGGCGGAAAGAACCCCCCGAGCCCGCCGAGGGCGCCGACCAGGCCGGTCACCGTACCGGTATCTTTCGGGAAGTGCTCCGGCACCAGCTTGAAGACGGCACCGTTGCCGAGTCCCATCAGCATCGCGCACCCGAGCGCGCCGACGGTGAAGGGCACCATCGACCGCCACGTCAGGAGCAGCGAGAACAGGGCCACACCGCCGAACACCCACGACAGGACCTGGGCACCGCCGATCCGATCCGCCAGCCATCCGCCCAGGGGCCGCATGAGTGTCGCGAGCACGACGAATCCTGCCGCCCGCAGTCCCGCATCGGCGGGGGCCAGGCCGAACTGCGCCCGCAACAGCGTCGGCAGGTAGACCGAGAACGCCACGAAGCCGCCGAAGGTCAGGAAGTAGAAGGCGCCGAGCAGCCACGCGGTCGGTGCGCCGCGCAGGATCGCGACCATCGCTGCGACCGTTGCGGGGCGGCCGGGCTGTGGGGGATTGCGCGCCAGCAGGACGTACGTCACCGCCCACGCCAGGAGGATCGCCGCCATGCCGCGGAACACCATCTCCCAGCCCAGGCTGGCCGCCACGACCGGGCCGACGAAGACCGCCAGCGACTGCCCCATCGTCCCCAGGCCGTATACCCCGAGCGCGGTGCCCTGCCGAGCCGCTGGAGTCCAGCGGGACACGAAGGCGGCTCCGACCGCGAACGACGAGCCGGGCATGCCGATGAGGAACGCCGCGACGAGCAGCGAACTGTAACTGCCGGTCAACGGAACGACGAAGGCGGCCAGGGCAGAAAAGGCGAGCAGCGCCGCGAACACGAGGCGTCCGCCGAACCGATCCGTCAGCATGCCCATCGGCAGCCGCGCCAACGAGCCGAGCAGCACCGGGACCGCCACGAGGAGTGCGGTCTGGGACGCGCTCAGTTTGTACAGGCCCGTGAATACGGAGGCGAGTCCGCCAACCAGGCCCCACGCGGCAAATGAGATCGCGAACGAAATCGTCGCGAGGACCAGGGCGCGCGTCGGCGACCCGGCTGCATCGTCGGCGTGGCCGCCGGGGGGCGTGCTCTGACGTGACCTGTCGCGCATGTCGTGTACCCGGTCTGACGCCACCGATCGCGGACCCTCGGGATGCCCGGCGGTCTCACGGAACCGTTCAGCTCACATGCGTGTATGGAACGGCTCGAAGGCAGCAGCATACGCGGTTCTGTCGGTCGCTGCATGGTGTGAAGCGAGGCGAGGTGACGACGGAGGACATCCGCGTCAACGTGGGGCTCCGGAAGCAGGACCTCGAGGCAAAGCCGGCCGACTTCGCACCGGATATCCCCAGCCGCTAGCTCAGAAACAGAAACACCTTCCAGTGCGGCTGATGAAGCGCCTGGACAACGGTAAGGCCGGCGTTGTCGGCGTCGAGCCCCGCTTCATCGAGCAGGAGGCGATCCTGCTCGTGGAGGGTCACGCGCTGCGCGTCGCGCGGGTTGTACACGACGTACCGCCGGATGCCGAAGTCGAGCGACGGTTCCTTGAAGATCACGTTGTAGGCATCGCCGCTCGGTTCGTAGTGATAGCGATCGATGCCCACGATCGACGGCTTGTAGTCACCCCATATCGAGAACAGGGACGCTGGATAGGCGCCATGCTGCTCGCGATAGCGCTCGATCTCGGCGATGAACGCGGCGCTGTTGGCGATGGCGCGGTTTCGCGCGCGAGTTGTGAGCGCGCCGATGAGAGTCGACTGCGCTGCCAGGACGACGAGTGGGGCCACCATCAGGACCGCCATCACGATGAGGATTGTCCCGACGAGGTGCGCCATCGATTGCCTCCCCTGAGCCGACAGATACCGATCAGGTCGTGGATCAGCGATCCGAGTTCAAAACGCACCCGCCACGAAACTAGACCGAGGCTTTCAGTTCATGCCAGTCGAGCCCGAAACGCGCCAGGTACTTCCGCAGCCGATCGGCGTCGTTCACGCTCTGCTTGCGTGCCCGCGACCGATCGAAGAGCACTCGCCCGGCTGCCGACAGGCTCGGCGCCGAGCGACACACCGTCAGCACGTCCTCGAGCTGCGCGCGATCGAAACGGTCCAGGGTCACGGCCGTCCCGGCCGGGACTACAAGGTCGATCAGGCCGTCGCGGGTGTGGCCGGCCCAAGACTCGCGCCATAGCGCACGCAGCGTCGCGATCTCGGCCGCCACCTGATCGACGGTGATGCGTCCGCCCGGCGCCAGCGTTGCGAGCCTCGTCACCACCGCATTGAGGTCGCGGAAGTTGCCGGGCCATGGAGCATCCGGTCCTTCGGCGAACTCCAGGAACAGCCGTCGCGCTTCGGTGCTGAACGTCACGGCCGTGCCGGTGCGCTGGCGGAACTGCTCCAGCTCGTAGGCCAGATTCGGTGCGATGTCCTCACGCCGATCGACGAGGCCCGGCAGGCGAAAGGTCCAGAGGTTGATACGCGCCAGCAGGTCGTCGCGGAACCGGCCCTCACGCACGGCCTGCGACAAGTCGCGATTCGTGCCGCCAATCAGTTGGAAGTCGCTCGAGGCCTCGCGGTCGCCGCCGAGCGGCAGGAAGCGTTTCTCCTCGAGCGCCCGCAACAGCATTGCCTGTTCGTCGAGCCCGAGCTCGGCGATCTCGTCGAGGAACAAGACGCCCTCGTTGGCGCTCCTCAGCAGGCCCGGCCGATCCCGCAGCGCGCCGGTGAACGCGCCACGCACGTGGCCGAACAGCGCCGACATTGCCGCGTCGCCGCGGATGGTGGCGCAATTCACCTCGACGAACGGCCCACGCACGAGGCGGCGCGCCTTCTTCAGGTCGTAGACACGTCGCGCCATGCGTGACTTGCCCGCGCCGGTCGGCCCGAGCAGCAGCATGGGCGCCGCGGAGCGCGTAGCGACGCGATCGAGCATCGTCACCAACCCCTCGAAGGCCGCGTTGCGTGTCCCGATTCCGGACGTCAGCATCGTCCGTTCGTCGAGTTCGTCCTTCGCGAAGCGCGTCGCGATGCGGTCGTACTTCGAGAGGTCGAGGTCGATGACCTGATACCCGCCAGGCTCGATGGCTCGCGTGCGGCGCGGCGGGCTGGTCTGCACGAGGCAGCCCGGGATGTGGCGCGACTCGGTCAGCAGGAACAGGCAGATCTGCGCGACGTGCGACCCGGTGGTGATGTGCACCAGGTAATCCTCGGCTTCCGGATCGAACGGATACGCTCGCGCGAAGTCGTGCAGGTGTGCATACACCGACTCGAAATCCCATGGGTCGGTCGTGGCGTCGACATGCAGGCGCACCTCCGTCTCAGGCGACACGTGCCGGATGTCGTCGCGCACGGTGGCGGCGAGGCTCGCATGCGGCTCGGCGAACAGGAGCTCGAAGCGCGACACGACGAGGTCCTCGTGCTGGCACAGCGCCACGCTCGGGCGCCAGTGCTCCCATCGCCGGGGACCGGCGGTCCCGCGATCCAGCGTGCTGCCCAGGAGGCCAAGCACGACCAACTTCCTTCCAGTAGCCACTTGGATAAGTCATATCCTATCAGCTAAACATTCGCAGGGCTTGTTCGAGGGGACCCTGCGGTCTGCAAATGCCGACAAATGGCGTCGCTGCAACAGCTTCCGGCCGGTCATGGGTGCAAGGGATAGGCGTGGAACCGCTCGTGCAGTCAAGGAGGACGAGACGCGAGGCTTCGGTCGACGCGAGAAACCGGGACACTTGGGCATGCGTGAACTCCTGACCATCGACGGCAGCCAGGGTGAGGGCGGCGGACAGATCCTGCGGACGACGCTGGCGCTATCGCTCGTCACCGGACACCCTTTCCGTATCGACGGCATCCGCGCGGGCCGGTCGAAGCCGGGATTGCTGCGGCAGCACCTGACCGCCGTTCACGCGGCCGCACAGGTGAGCGGGGCGACAGTGAGCGGCGGTGACCTGGGATCGGGCACGCTGACGTTCCACCCGGGGCCAGTGCGTGGCGGCGATCTCTCGATGGCCATCGGCACGGCCGGCAGCGCCACGCTGGTGCTGCAGGCGATCCTTCCGGCGCTGCTGCTGGCGCCAGAGGCGTCGCGCGTGGTGCTCGAGGGTGGGACACACAACCCGTACGCCCCGCCGTTCGATTTCCTCGACCGGACCTTGCTGCCGGTGATTCGCCGGATGGGCGGCAACGTCACGGCGCGACTCGAGCGGCATGGCTTCTATCCCGCGGGGGGTGGCCGCTTCACGGTGGACATCGAACCCGTGTCGCGCTTCGAACCGCTGGCGCTGCTCGTGCGCGGCCCGGTCCAGGTGTCGGCGCAGGCGCTGGTGTCCGGCGTCCCGGAAGGTGTCTCGAAGCGTGAGTTGAAAGTGGTGAACGAGCAGTTGGGGGTGCCGTGGGAGGCGCTCGAGTCGATCGTCGTGCGGACGTCGCCCGGGCCGGGCAATGCGCTGCTCATCGCGATCGCCTCGGAGGAGCTCACCGAGATCGTGACGGGCTTTGGCGAGAAGCAGGTCGGTGCGGCTGTCGTCGCGTCACGCGCCTGCAAGGAGGCGCAGGCCTACATCGCGTCGAACGTGCCGGTGGGCGTGCATCTCGCCGATCAGCTGCTCGTCCCGATGGTGCTCGCTGGTGGGGGCACGTTCCGGACGCTGGCGCCATCGGCGCACACGATGACGAACGCGGCGGTCTTGAAACAGTTCGCAGACGTGGACGTGCGGTTCGTGAACGAGTCGGATGGCACGTGCACGGTCACCGTTGACACCGCTCGTGCCTCGGGCGTGAACAGGACAGCATCATGAAGAACAGGGCATTGGTGGCGATGGGGATCCCGGCGGGTCCCTGCGCCGAGGAAGCGAAGCGGGTCATCGCGGAGGCACATGCGGCGGGCAGCACCGTGCGCGCAGCCGGCGACACCTTGCAGTCGATCATCGCGTCACCGGACGCGTACCTGGACGATGCGCGATACGGCGTGCTGGCGTCGCACCTGAAGGCACACCAGGTGGCGGCGAAGGCGTTCACCCCGCGCCAGTCGGTGGCGCCGTATCGGATCTGG includes:
- a CDS encoding DUF6755 family protein encodes the protein MSGSLKRPFSREQRTTIVYGMLVFVLIVVILQLWLLTATMNAWLGGDEAVVWPAAAVSAAGFALNAGLLTYLGRIERTRKLGE
- a CDS encoding ubiquinol-cytochrome c reductase iron-sulfur subunit, which encodes MSDGTDPRHRVDPAINSPGREGLTGTAPANLYAPSLARDQITIAPNLAPADDQPAWRQDFPIDWPQDLYVERRDFMKFLVLTSGAFTLGQVLIGLQNWYRKRAGQPAMRRIASVDDLAVGAALLFTYPDENEPCLLVRLTTSEFVAFSQKCTHLSCAVIPRPAEGSFYCPCHEGRFDLRTGAPTAGPPRRPLTRIVLDIRGRDLYAVGVEERAI
- a CDS encoding 4Fe-4S dicluster domain-containing protein — encoded protein: MAKPDYLHFFIDPNRCIGCQACVQACSECDTHRGESMIHLEYVNRAESVQTVPVVCMHCDQPTCAEVCPADAIKRTGDGVVQSARKPRCIACGNCVVACPFGVPEVYEDRKIMMKCDMCYDRTSVGKKPMCATVCPSQALFFGTREQIEQLRPLSAPVNTFQFGHQTITTQVHIMVPRKLAAVAPHVDVTAAMEEQPRNRAVSLKMVGTPAAAHGTAPVESDPFAEVEV
- a CDS encoding molybdopterin oxidoreductase family protein, with product MAEIPADPLRIIERFGPHLSAMTGARLSTSVEPDRLVKTHCCFCGQQCGIQLKVRDNEVIGFEPWEEFPFNRGMLCPKGVKRYLQGSHPDRLTTALRRDPSSASGFSSLPYGEAIIRVANEIARIQQTHGPGAIGVLGGASLTTEKTYLLGKFARVCLKTPFIDYNGRLCMVSAGAANKKAFGIDRTTNPWSDMVGTDVIWVAGSNVAECSPITTNYIWQAREQGAKIIVQDPRITPAARTCDLYLPVKPGRDAALFAGVLQIMIERDWLDHAFIDAHTVGFDQVAAYCSEWTLPRTAEVTGVPQRALMLAAEWWGTAKTSFLFHARGIEHHSNGVQNSLGTINLVLASGRIGKPKSGYGTIVGQANGQGGREHGQKCDQLPGWRDISNPEHRQYIAGVWGIDEQELPGPGVDAYELFRKIDRGEIKGLLSICFNPKVSLPDNAFVTRCLEKLEFYAAIDFFLNDTAWHADVVLPGSLHEEDEGTVTQVEGRIIKVNKAVDCPGDAREDWRIIQDIAHAIGRPHGFTFTEPREIFEELRVASKGGVADYSGVTYEKITQQLGVFWPCYSEDPRTGVAIADHPGTPRLFEAGSYNPVARGSGPFYFPDGRARFNVADYRPPVDDASDEYPIYLTTGRVVSQFLSGTQTRRIGPLVKQYPEPRIEMHPRLAAKLGITDGEWATAETRRGTITLKAQVVTTIRPDTIFIPYHWAGRKSANQLTVAAQDPISKIPQYKVCGCRVRKADGPPDYDAVLEPQQ
- a CDS encoding MFS transporter, giving the protein MRDRSRQSTPPGGHADDAAGSPTRALVLATISFAISFAAWGLVGGLASVFTGLYKLSASQTALLVAVPVLLGSLARLPMGMLTDRFGGRLVFAALLAFSALAAFVVPLTGSYSSLLVAAFLIGMPGSSFAVGAAFVSRWTPAARQGTALGVYGLGTMGQSLAVFVGPVVAASLGWEMVFRGMAAILLAWAVTYVLLARNPPQPGRPATVAAMVAILRGAPTAWLLGAFYFLTFGGFVAFSVYLPTLLRAQFGLAPADAGLRAAGFVVLATLMRPLGGWLADRIGGAQVLSWVFGGVALFSLLLTWRSMVPFTVGALGCAMLMGLGNGAVFKLVPEHFPKDTGTVTGLVGALGGLGGFFPPLLLGVFSDRLGAIWPGFLLLSATALALRAANHRVFRPGDIAWTESLPVGARQALERVRASAWAGLVTATLAAAIVIGSRRLEHFDAALVGYTFATLFAAFGISYRYAMWLQRPPTRMYWRRGWQAFFSRRALAGNTLSLGRRALVEFAANAYIFRRGRLRGLAHWLIMWGCLLAAAITFPLVWGWIHFETVPGNLHMYRTFVFGIPVQDFPVESAFAFVIFHGLVWASFLVIAGVMLAFRRRMIDHGAVAVQQFGQDILPLLLLFAISVTGLMLTASYTWMRGYAYEFLAILHAATVIVTLLWLPFGKLFHVFQRPAQLGVGFYKDAGARDPQAACRRCGRPYASQLMVRDLTTVEQELGFRYELAGGGHYQDVCPTCRRALFGLAQGALWQQYLNEPERGSGRG
- the rtcR gene encoding RNA repair transcriptional activator RtcR encodes the protein MLGLLGSTLDRGTAGPRRWEHWRPSVALCQHEDLVVSRFELLFAEPHASLAATVRDDIRHVSPETEVRLHVDATTDPWDFESVYAHLHDFARAYPFDPEAEDYLVHITTGSHVAQICLFLLTESRHIPGCLVQTSPPRRTRAIEPGGYQVIDLDLSKYDRIATRFAKDELDERTMLTSGIGTRNAAFEGLVTMLDRVATRSAAPMLLLGPTGAGKSRMARRVYDLKKARRLVRGPFVEVNCATIRGDAAMSALFGHVRGAFTGALRDRPGLLRSANEGVLFLDEIAELGLDEQAMLLRALEEKRFLPLGGDREASSDFQLIGGTNRDLSQAVREGRFRDDLLARINLWTFRLPGLVDRREDIAPNLAYELEQFRQRTGTAVTFSTEARRLFLEFAEGPDAPWPGNFRDLNAVVTRLATLAPGGRITVDQVAAEIATLRALWRESWAGHTRDGLIDLVVPAGTAVTLDRFDRAQLEDVLTVCRSAPSLSAAGRVLFDRSRARKQSVNDADRLRKYLARFGLDWHELKASV
- the rtcA gene encoding RNA 3'-terminal phosphate cyclase, with protein sequence MRELLTIDGSQGEGGGQILRTTLALSLVTGHPFRIDGIRAGRSKPGLLRQHLTAVHAAAQVSGATVSGGDLGSGTLTFHPGPVRGGDLSMAIGTAGSATLVLQAILPALLLAPEASRVVLEGGTHNPYAPPFDFLDRTLLPVIRRMGGNVTARLERHGFYPAGGGRFTVDIEPVSRFEPLALLVRGPVQVSAQALVSGVPEGVSKRELKVVNEQLGVPWEALESIVVRTSPGPGNALLIAIASEELTEIVTGFGEKQVGAAVVASRACKEAQAYIASNVPVGVHLADQLLVPMVLAGGGTFRTLAPSAHTMTNAAVLKQFADVDVRFVNESDGTCTVTVDTARASGVNRTAS